The following are from one region of the Pseudomonadota bacterium genome:
- the hutH gene encoding histidine ammonia-lyase, with translation MTNDFRLVPGQLTLSDIAVLGGAGNRLTVDEGAWAAVERASGLVQAVADGTDRVYGINTGFGSLASTSISHDRLRDLQRRIVLSHAAGVGPDLPDTVVRRTLALKINALSQGFSGCRREVIEVLMALYNADALPSVPQQGSVGASGDLAPLAHLSAALLGVGTIKVAGEAMPAQEGLAALGMTPLELDAKEGLALLNGTQVSTALAAGGLLAIHDVFAAAVIAGTMSIDASLGSDAPFDERINAVRRQKGQQDIAAIYRALLDGSEIRKSHVDCDRVQDPYSLRCQPQVMGACLDHIRFAGDVITREANGVTDNPLVFAAEGDVLSGGNFHAEPIALAADNLALALAEIGSLSERRIALLTDARMSNLPPFLVEDSGVNSGFMIAQVTGAALAAENKQKAAPASIDSLPTSANQEDHVSMATHGAFRLLAMADNAAAITAIELLAAAQGIDFRKPLRTSARLADAMNLIRERVAFYEEDRYFAPDIDAIASLVRDGGFRHFMPETLFAAGT, from the coding sequence ATGACCAACGACTTTCGGCTGGTGCCCGGCCAGCTCACGCTCAGCGATATCGCCGTGCTCGGCGGTGCGGGAAACCGCCTTACGGTGGATGAGGGTGCTTGGGCCGCGGTTGAACGGGCTTCCGGCCTGGTTCAGGCGGTCGCCGACGGAACGGATCGCGTCTACGGCATCAACACCGGCTTCGGCAGCCTGGCCAGCACATCGATCTCGCACGATCGCCTGCGCGATCTGCAGCGCCGGATCGTGCTGAGCCATGCGGCGGGCGTCGGCCCCGACCTGCCCGATACCGTCGTGCGCCGCACCCTCGCGCTGAAGATCAATGCGCTGAGCCAAGGTTTCTCCGGATGCCGGCGCGAGGTCATCGAGGTATTGATGGCGCTCTACAACGCCGATGCGCTGCCAAGCGTGCCCCAGCAGGGTTCGGTCGGCGCGTCTGGCGACCTCGCGCCTTTGGCCCATCTGTCGGCGGCACTGCTCGGCGTCGGCACGATCAAGGTGGCTGGCGAAGCAATGCCGGCACAGGAGGGGCTTGCCGCGCTCGGCATGACACCGCTTGAACTCGACGCCAAGGAAGGTCTCGCGCTGCTGAATGGCACCCAGGTTTCGACCGCGCTCGCGGCCGGCGGGCTCCTTGCCATCCATGACGTCTTCGCCGCCGCCGTTATCGCCGGCACGATGAGCATTGATGCCTCGCTTGGCAGTGATGCACCGTTCGACGAACGCATCAACGCGGTGCGGCGACAAAAGGGTCAGCAAGACATCGCGGCGATCTACCGCGCGCTGCTCGACGGCAGCGAGATCCGCAAGTCCCATGTCGACTGCGACCGCGTGCAGGATCCGTACTCACTGCGTTGTCAGCCACAGGTGATGGGCGCATGTCTCGACCACATCCGTTTCGCCGGCGACGTCATCACGCGAGAGGCGAACGGTGTTACCGACAATCCACTTGTGTTCGCCGCGGAAGGTGACGTGCTCTCCGGCGGCAACTTCCATGCCGAGCCGATCGCGCTTGCCGCCGACAACCTGGCGCTGGCGCTGGCCGAGATCGGCTCGCTGAGCGAACGGCGCATCGCGCTTTTGACCGACGCCAGAATGAGCAACCTGCCGCCCTTCCTGGTCGAGGACAGCGGCGTCAACTCCGGCTTTATGATCGCGCAGGTGACCGGCGCCGCGTTGGCGGCCGAGAACAAACAGAAAGCGGCGCCCGCCAGCATCGATAGCCTGCCGACCTCGGCCAATCAGGAAGACCACGTTTCCATGGCGACCCATGGTGCCTTCCGTCTGCTGGCCATGGCCGACAATGCAGCGGCCATCACCGCGATCGAACTGTTGGCGGCAGCGCAGGGCATAGATTTCAGGAAGCCGCTTCGAACCTCGGCCAGGCTAGCCGATGCGATGAACCTGATCCGCGAGCGTGTGGCGTTCTATGAAGAAGACCGCTACTTCGCGCCCGA
- a CDS encoding trimethylamine methyltransferase family protein, translating to MTRERSRRRERRSKGQGFHQLPWRRVTNPFPPLEAVSADELQMIQDRSLDVLEDIGIEFLEDRALDILQTAGADVDRGNRRVRFDRNLVTEAVAKAPDRFTLHARNAERNLEIGGNAIAFSPVASPPFAADLDNGRREGNFADYQNFLRLAQSLNILHLVCGYPVEPTDLPAPTRHLDCYAAFARLTDRAWHAYSLGRDRVEDALDIICIVRGIDREQLLHEPSVVTVVNANSPLRYDGPMLDGLLRMADHHQPVIVTPFTLCGAMAPATVVGALTQQNAEALAGITLIQLANPGAPVMYGGFTSNVDMKSGAPAFGTPEYTRAALIGGQLARLNSVPYRSSNTNASNAPDAQAAYESQMSIWGAVMGHVNLMMHGAGWLEGGLVASFEKMIIDVEMLQMIAEVLEPITVTDAEIGIEAMADVGPGGHFFGTQHTLDRYEKAFYEPVVSDWRNFESWAEAGSPDAAQRANAIWKQLLDDYSPPPMDPAIDEALEDFVTRRKAQSKDAA from the coding sequence ATGACAAGAGAGCGGTCGCGGCGGCGTGAGCGGCGCAGCAAGGGGCAAGGCTTTCACCAACTGCCCTGGCGGCGGGTGACCAACCCGTTCCCGCCGCTTGAGGCCGTCTCCGCCGACGAGCTCCAGATGATCCAGGATCGATCTCTGGATGTCCTGGAAGATATCGGCATTGAGTTTCTAGAGGACCGCGCGCTCGACATTCTTCAAACGGCGGGCGCCGATGTCGACCGAGGCAATCGGCGCGTCCGGTTCGACCGAAATCTGGTCACCGAAGCCGTTGCCAAGGCGCCGGACCGTTTCACGCTTCATGCCCGTAACGCCGAACGCAATCTGGAGATCGGCGGCAACGCGATCGCGTTTTCGCCCGTCGCGAGCCCCCCTTTCGCGGCTGATCTGGACAACGGCCGGCGCGAAGGCAACTTCGCCGACTACCAGAATTTCCTGAGGTTGGCGCAGAGCCTGAACATCCTGCACCTGGTCTGCGGCTATCCCGTCGAGCCGACGGATCTGCCGGCGCCGACCCGGCATCTGGATTGTTACGCCGCCTTCGCGCGCCTGACCGACCGGGCCTGGCATGCCTATTCCCTGGGTCGCGACCGCGTCGAGGACGCCCTCGACATCATCTGCATTGTGCGCGGTATCGATCGCGAGCAACTACTGCACGAGCCGAGCGTGGTCACCGTCGTCAACGCCAACTCGCCGCTGCGCTATGACGGGCCGATGCTGGATGGCCTGTTACGCATGGCCGACCATCACCAGCCGGTCATCGTGACGCCGTTCACCCTGTGCGGCGCCATGGCGCCGGCGACCGTGGTCGGCGCGCTGACCCAGCAGAATGCCGAGGCGCTGGCCGGCATAACGCTGATCCAGCTCGCCAACCCCGGCGCGCCGGTGATGTATGGCGGCTTCACCAGCAATGTCGATATGAAGTCGGGCGCGCCCGCCTTCGGCACGCCGGAATACACGCGCGCCGCGCTGATCGGCGGCCAGCTCGCCCGGTTGAACAGCGTGCCCTATCGCTCCAGCAACACCAACGCGTCAAACGCGCCGGATGCGCAGGCCGCCTACGAATCCCAGATGTCGATCTGGGGTGCCGTCATGGGGCACGTCAATCTGATGATGCACGGCGCCGGCTGGCTGGAAGGCGGGCTGGTGGCAAGCTTCGAGAAGATGATCATCGACGTCGAAATGCTGCAGATGATCGCCGAGGTCTTGGAGCCGATCACGGTCACGGACGCGGAGATCGGCATCGAGGCGATGGCCGACGTTGGTCCCGGCGGCCACTTCTTCGGCACCCAGCACACGCTCGATCGTTACGAAAAAGCATTTTACGAACCGGTCGTCTCGGACTGGCGCAACTTCGAGAGTTGGGCCGAAGCCGGCAGTCCCGATGCCGCCCAACGCGCCAACGCCATCTGGAAACAGCTGCTGGATGATTACAGTCCACCGCCAATGGACCCGGCCATCGACGAGGCGCTCGAGGACTTCGTCACGCGACGCAAGGCCCAGTCCAAGGACGCCGCCTGA
- a CDS encoding trimethylamine methyltransferase family protein, which translates to MARRTSRRQAGGRTKGALHQLPWRQVRNRFPPVDILSADQIEHIHNSSLQVLEDLGMEVMGENARRLLKDAGADVDDATMRVRFDRAMVMEQIDKAPSEFTIHSRNPDRDVVFGGNHVVVTPVSSTPNCSDLDRGRRPGCYDDFCDLLRLSQSLNVVHYYGGYPVEPQDLPVPTRHLDCYIAFITLTDRAWRTYSLGGDRCRDGVAMNKIARQIDDDEMRAKPGLMTMINTNSPLRLDGPMSEGLMEMAHAGQGVAITPFTLCGAMAPATLAGALVQQNAEALAALALVQLVNPGNPVMYGGFTSNVDMKSGAPAFGTPEYVKATLAGGQLARHYGIPFRTSNVNASNAPDAQGAYESGMSLWAAFLAHGNMIHHGAGWLEGGLVSSFEKVIIDAEMLQMMFETLEPLEVSDDAIGLDAMREVGPGGHFFGAQHTLERYETAFYAPMLSDWRNFETWSEAGSPDAAQRANRIWKQLLESYEEPPLDPAIREELDAYVARRKEEGGAEDS; encoded by the coding sequence ATGGCGCGACGCACATCAAGACGCCAAGCCGGCGGCAGGACCAAAGGCGCTCTGCATCAACTGCCCTGGCGCCAGGTCAGGAACCGTTTTCCTCCCGTCGATATACTAAGCGCCGATCAGATCGAGCATATCCACAACAGCTCGCTCCAGGTGCTCGAGGATCTGGGCATGGAGGTCATGGGCGAGAATGCGCGGCGTCTTCTGAAAGACGCGGGCGCCGATGTCGACGACGCGACCATGCGCGTCCGCTTCGACCGCGCCATGGTGATGGAGCAGATCGACAAGGCGCCATCTGAGTTCACCATCCACAGCCGCAATCCCGACCGCGACGTTGTGTTCGGTGGCAACCATGTGGTCGTCACGCCGGTGAGCAGCACACCGAACTGTTCCGATCTTGACCGCGGTCGTAGGCCCGGTTGCTACGACGACTTTTGTGATCTCCTTCGCCTATCGCAAAGCCTGAACGTCGTCCATTACTATGGCGGCTACCCGGTCGAGCCGCAGGACCTGCCGGTGCCAACCCGGCATCTGGATTGCTACATCGCATTCATCACGCTGACCGACCGGGCGTGGCGCACCTATTCGCTGGGCGGCGACCGCTGCCGCGACGGTGTTGCCATGAACAAGATCGCGCGCCAGATCGACGACGACGAGATGCGCGCGAAGCCTGGCCTGATGACCATGATCAACACCAACTCACCGCTACGCCTGGACGGGCCAATGAGCGAAGGTCTGATGGAGATGGCCCACGCCGGTCAAGGTGTCGCGATCACGCCGTTCACATTGTGTGGTGCGATGGCGCCGGCGACGCTGGCCGGCGCCCTGGTGCAGCAGAACGCCGAGGCGTTGGCCGCACTGGCCCTGGTGCAACTCGTCAATCCCGGCAATCCGGTGATGTATGGCGGTTTCACCAGCAATGTCGACATGAAATCCGGCGCGCCCGCCTTTGGCACGCCGGAATATGTCAAGGCGACACTTGCCGGCGGTCAGCTCGCGCGCCATTACGGCATTCCCTTCCGCACCAGCAACGTCAACGCGTCAAACGCGCCGGACGCGCAAGGCGCTTACGAATCCGGCATGTCGCTGTGGGCGGCGTTTCTGGCCCACGGCAACATGATCCATCACGGTGCGGGCTGGCTGGAAGGCGGCCTGGTCTCCAGCTTCGAGAAGGTGATCATCGACGCTGAAATGCTCCAGATGATGTTCGAAACGCTGGAGCCACTGGAAGTGAGCGACGACGCGATCGGGCTCGATGCCATGCGCGAGGTCGGACCGGGCGGTCATTTCTTCGGCGCCCAACACACGCTGGAACGTTATGAGACCGCATTCTACGCGCCCATGCTGAGCGACTGGCGCAACTTCGAGACCTGGTCGGAAGCTGGCAGCCCGGACGCGGCGCAGCGGGCCAACCGGATCTGGAAACAGCTGTTGGAGAGCTACGAAGAGCCGCCTCTCGATCCGGCGATCCGCGAGGAGCTCGACGCCTATGTCGCGCGTCGCAAGGAAGAAGGCGGCGCCGAAGACAGCTAA